One Primulina huaijiensis isolate GDHJ02 chromosome 5, ASM1229523v2, whole genome shotgun sequence DNA segment encodes these proteins:
- the LOC140977258 gene encoding uncharacterized protein isoform X1: protein MFRLKFSLAAKQVFIPKFCSKSNEVAANLIAKTRINSSSKSIHLSASLISNVNSRTTNLVSSNPRVPASSCLRFFKFVRKNLSENNQKQSLEAHITLILRLFGVRKFAEAKNLLTSAVADNLRCPFSDIALLVSANCEKMEVKAKFFDMLFRVYADNRMIHEGLEVFEYMVNKGFQIEERSCMVYLVAFKRSNQFELLYDFFQRMQKYNVKITVYSMTIMIDGLCKTNEVDKARNLMDDLINKGVKPNAYTFNTLIDAHVKKSDSRGVEKTLDAMKKYGVDFNVSTYTILIQWCLKSRKVEDAQKLFDDMNKKDVPADVHVYSLMMNLYGKLGDLKRAFALFDEMVDKGIVPNSHTYGSLIHGLCKTGKMEAAEMLLKDMQRKGVDMNRVIFNTLIDGYCSQGMMDEAWRLRCVMERKGLEADVYVYNMFANALCRSYQLEEAKISLLSMVDKGVALNTVAYTTLIDIYSKQGKFQEAKSVFIEMEKMGEKPNEVTYNALIDGYCKKGRLRDAYMLKKEMEDKGLTPDIFTYTSFVHGECIIGNVDEAMKLFKALPVKNLIPSVVTYTTLISGLSKEGRSDEAFVLFDEMKASGLTPDDTVYASLVGSLHGT from the coding sequence ATGTTTCGCCTGAAATTTAGCCTCGCCGCGAAGCAAGTTTTCATCCCCAAATTTTGTTCAAAATCGAATGAAGTAGCCGCCAATTTAATTGCCAAAACCCGGATTAATTCAAGCTCTAAATCCATCCATCTTTCAGCATCTTTGATATCAAATGTCAATTCCCGCACAACCAACCTCGTATCATCGAATCCTCGGGTACCTGCTTCTTCTTGCCTGCGTTTTTTCAAATTTGTGCGAAAAAACCTGTCtgaaaataatcaaaaacagAGTCTTGAAGCTCACATAACCCTAATTTTACGGTTATTTGGAGTTAGGAAATTTGCCGAGGCCAAGAATTTATTGACTTCCGCTGTTGCTGATAATCTCAGATGCCCATTTTCGGATATTGCTTTATTGGTGAGTGCGAATTGCGAAAAAATGGAAGTTAAAGCTAAGTTTTTCGATATGTTATTCAGGGTTTATGCTGATAACAGAATGATTCACGAGGGTTTAGAGGTTTTTGAGTACATGGTAAATAAAGGGTTccagatcgaagaacgttcTTGCATGGTTTATTTGGTTGCTTTTAAGAGAAGCAATCAATTCGAGCTACTGTATGATTTTTTTCAGAGGATGCAGAAGTATAATGTGAAGATTACAGTTTATTCCATGACAATTATGATTGATGGATTGTGTAAAACAaatgaagttgataaagcaagaAATTTGATGGATGATTTGATTAACAAAGGTGTTAAACCAAATGCATATACCTTTAACACTTTGATTGATGCTCATGTCAAGAAATCGGATTCTAGGGGTGTTGAAAAAACCTTAGATGCAATGAAGAAATATGGGGTGGATTTCAATGTTTCTACTTATACGATTTTGATCCAATGGTGTTTGAAATCTCGCAAGGTGGAAGATGCGCAGAAACTGTTTGATGATATGAATAAGAAGGATGTGCCTGCCGATGTCCATGTGTATAGTTTGATGATGAATTTGTATGGTAAGTTGGGTGACCTGAAAAGGGCATTTGCATTGTTTGATGAGATGGTGGACAAGGGCATTGTCCCGAATTCTCACACGTATGGATCTTTGATACATGGCTTGTGTAAGACGGGGAAAATGGAGGCGGCAGAAATGTTGCTCAAAGATATGCAAAGGAAAGGAGTAGACATGAATCGGGTAATTTTCAATACATTGATAGATGGTTATTGTAGCCAAGGGATGATGGATGAGGCTTGGAGACTGCGATGTGTTATGGAGAGGAAAGGCCTTGAAgctgatgtatatgtatataacaTGTTTGCTAATGCCTTATGCAGATCATACCAGCTTGAAGAAGCTAAGATATCGCTATTGTCTATGGTGGATAAAGGTGTCGCACTAAATACTGTTGCTTACACTACTTTGATTGATATATATAGCAAGCAAGGCAAATTTCAAGAAGCTAAGAGTGTGTTTATTGAGATGGAAAAAATGGGGGAGAAACCGAATGAAGTGACTTATAATGCTTTGATTGACGGATATTGCAAAAAAGGTAGGCTCAGAGACGCATATATGCTTAAAAAGGAGATGGAAGATAAGGGGCTAACGCCAGATATTTTTACATATACATCTTTCGTACACGGGGAATGCATAATCGGTAATGTCGACGAGGCTATGAAATTGTTCAAAGCGTTGCCAGTGAAGAACTTGATTCCGAGTGTGGTAACTTACACAACATTGATATCAGGGTTGTCAAAAGAGGGGAGATCGGATGAAGCTTTTGTGTTATTTGATGAGATGAAAGCGAGTGGTTTAACACCGGATGATACTGTGTATGCTTCCCTTGTTGGCAGCCTCCATGGCACTTGA
- the LOC140977258 gene encoding uncharacterized protein isoform X2: protein MSIPAQPTSYHRILGKFAEAKNLLTSAVADNLRCPFSDIALLVSANCEKMEVKAKFFDMLFRVYADNRMIHEGLEVFEYMVNKGFQIEERSCMVYLVAFKRSNQFELLYDFFQRMQKYNVKITVYSMTIMIDGLCKTNEVDKARNLMDDLINKGVKPNAYTFNTLIDAHVKKSDSRGVEKTLDAMKKYGVDFNVSTYTILIQWCLKSRKVEDAQKLFDDMNKKDVPADVHVYSLMMNLYGKLGDLKRAFALFDEMVDKGIVPNSHTYGSLIHGLCKTGKMEAAEMLLKDMQRKGVDMNRVIFNTLIDGYCSQGMMDEAWRLRCVMERKGLEADVYVYNMFANALCRSYQLEEAKISLLSMVDKGVALNTVAYTTLIDIYSKQGKFQEAKSVFIEMEKMGEKPNEVTYNALIDGYCKKGRLRDAYMLKKEMEDKGLTPDIFTYTSFVHGECIIGNVDEAMKLFKALPVKNLIPSVVTYTTLISGLSKEGRSDEAFVLFDEMKASGLTPDDTVYASLVGSLHGT from the exons ATGTCAATTCCCGCACAACCAACCTCGTATCATCGAATCCTCGG GAAATTTGCCGAGGCCAAGAATTTATTGACTTCCGCTGTTGCTGATAATCTCAGATGCCCATTTTCGGATATTGCTTTATTGGTGAGTGCGAATTGCGAAAAAATGGAAGTTAAAGCTAAGTTTTTCGATATGTTATTCAGGGTTTATGCTGATAACAGAATGATTCACGAGGGTTTAGAGGTTTTTGAGTACATGGTAAATAAAGGGTTccagatcgaagaacgttcTTGCATGGTTTATTTGGTTGCTTTTAAGAGAAGCAATCAATTCGAGCTACTGTATGATTTTTTTCAGAGGATGCAGAAGTATAATGTGAAGATTACAGTTTATTCCATGACAATTATGATTGATGGATTGTGTAAAACAaatgaagttgataaagcaagaAATTTGATGGATGATTTGATTAACAAAGGTGTTAAACCAAATGCATATACCTTTAACACTTTGATTGATGCTCATGTCAAGAAATCGGATTCTAGGGGTGTTGAAAAAACCTTAGATGCAATGAAGAAATATGGGGTGGATTTCAATGTTTCTACTTATACGATTTTGATCCAATGGTGTTTGAAATCTCGCAAGGTGGAAGATGCGCAGAAACTGTTTGATGATATGAATAAGAAGGATGTGCCTGCCGATGTCCATGTGTATAGTTTGATGATGAATTTGTATGGTAAGTTGGGTGACCTGAAAAGGGCATTTGCATTGTTTGATGAGATGGTGGACAAGGGCATTGTCCCGAATTCTCACACGTATGGATCTTTGATACATGGCTTGTGTAAGACGGGGAAAATGGAGGCGGCAGAAATGTTGCTCAAAGATATGCAAAGGAAAGGAGTAGACATGAATCGGGTAATTTTCAATACATTGATAGATGGTTATTGTAGCCAAGGGATGATGGATGAGGCTTGGAGACTGCGATGTGTTATGGAGAGGAAAGGCCTTGAAgctgatgtatatgtatataacaTGTTTGCTAATGCCTTATGCAGATCATACCAGCTTGAAGAAGCTAAGATATCGCTATTGTCTATGGTGGATAAAGGTGTCGCACTAAATACTGTTGCTTACACTACTTTGATTGATATATATAGCAAGCAAGGCAAATTTCAAGAAGCTAAGAGTGTGTTTATTGAGATGGAAAAAATGGGGGAGAAACCGAATGAAGTGACTTATAATGCTTTGATTGACGGATATTGCAAAAAAGGTAGGCTCAGAGACGCATATATGCTTAAAAAGGAGATGGAAGATAAGGGGCTAACGCCAGATATTTTTACATATACATCTTTCGTACACGGGGAATGCATAATCGGTAATGTCGACGAGGCTATGAAATTGTTCAAAGCGTTGCCAGTGAAGAACTTGATTCCGAGTGTGGTAACTTACACAACATTGATATCAGGGTTGTCAAAAGAGGGGAGATCGGATGAAGCTTTTGTGTTATTTGATGAGATGAAAGCGAGTGGTTTAACACCGGATGATACTGTGTATGCTTCCCTTGTTGGCAGCCTCCATGGCACTTGA
- the LOC140977257 gene encoding OVARIAN TUMOR DOMAIN-containing deubiquitinating enzyme 12-like, with protein sequence MYEPESDATPWSFFNVDQIFSNNYYGDSTRHDLRICHEQYIRDSHCDPEYVSIDNDEIIARALFQEEFSQLSISESPELSHSGEEYSQNSSVVPNWHDSSNNYFLGHEGGPYENGDVGSICSSPGDRSCGGDDSSYNLEIADEFEIDGEVEKRLYQMFPVPHVPRINGEIPSVDEATSDHQRLLDRLKLYDLIEHKVQGDGNCQFRALSDQFYRTPEHHKFVRQQVTCQLKAHPEMYEGYVPMDYAEYLKRIPESGEWGDHVTLQAAADSYGVRILVVTSFKDTCYIEILPQHQKSKRVVYLSFWAEVHYNSIYPQGDLPPGDFKRKKKWWNFRNQH encoded by the exons ATGTATGAGCCGGAATCAGATGCTACTCCTTGGAGTTTTTTCAATGTGGATCAAATATTCAGTAATAATTACTACGGTGATAGTACTCGACATGATTTAAGAATTTGTCACGAACAGTATATTAGAGATAGTCATTGTGATCCAGAGTATGTCAGCATTGACAACGATGAGATTATTGCACGTGCTCTTTTCCAAGAAGAATTTTCACAGTTATCAATTTCAGAATCTCCCGAATTGTCACATTCTGGTGAAGAATATTCACAAAACTCTAGTGTTGTCCCAAACTGGCATGACtcttcaaataattattttcttg GCCATGAGGGTGGCCCATACGAGAATGGTGATGTAGGCAGTATATGTTCCAGTCCTGGTGATAGATCTTGTGGTGGTGATGATTCTTCTTATAATTTGGAAATAGCAGATGAGTTTGAAATTGATGGAGAAGTCGAAAAGAGGTTGTACCAGATGTTTCCTGTTCCT CATGTTCCTAGAATTAATGGAGAAATACCTTCAGTTGACGAAGCGACTTCTGATCATCAAAGGCTACTGGACAG GTTAAAGTTATACGACTTGATTGAGCACAAAGTTCAAGGAGATGGTAACTGTCAG TTTCGTGCTTTATCAGATCAATTCTATCGAACCCCTGAGCACCACAAATTCGTGAGACAGCAAGTTACCTGCCAG CTTAAAGCTCATCCAGAAATGTACGAGGGGTATGTTCCAATGGATTATGCTGAGTACTTGAAGAGAATACCTGA AAGTGGAGAATGGGGTGACCATGTTACGCTGCAGGCAGCTGCGGATTCG TATGGTGTCAGAATTCTTGTAGTTACTTCATTCAAGGACACCTGCTACATCGAGATTCTTCCCCAACACCAAAAGTCAAAACGAG TCGTGTATTTGAGCTTCTGGGCTGAGGTGCATTACAATTCAATCTATCCGCAAGGAG ATTTGCCACCAGGTGATTTTAAGAGGAAGAAAAAGTGGTGGAACTTCCGAAATCAGCACTAG